From the genome of Nodularia sp. NIES-3585:
GCGGTCGGTCTTGTACTTGCTTGTGTAGTAGACATTTGTATTACCTCAAATTTTTCTTAATTTGGGTAACTCCAACTATTGCAACGCGATCGCAAAACTAGTTACTATAGAGTCAACGTTGCTATTAGAGTCAACGTTGCTGTTAGAGTCAGCGTTGCGGTCTACCTCCATAGAAAAGGGTTCTAACTTTTCTATGCTTTAGGAGTTACCCGTTGTGTTTGAATTAATAAAAATCCAGCCTCTGCTGGTACGCATCCCCTCTAGCTGTAACTAGGGGGGACATCCGTATGGTGGTTGGACTGCTGTCTAAGCAGCTGATCATCCCACAACCCTCAATCAATGCAGCTTTTAGAAAATTCTGGAATTGTTCAAAGTTTTCCAACTTGTTCCACTGATTGGGAGACGCGAAAGGAGTAGCAGAGCTATTAAAGGTAAAAATCATTAGAAAATCCCTGTGAGGTAGATGATGTGCGCCCTACCTCCCCCCGAAGATTTACCAAAGTTTTAATCAAATTTCTTTAGAACCTGTTGTCACTGGTCAACCTAACCTGTTATGATTAGATCATAAAAAAATTTGAATATTTAACAATTAGGTGTGTCTTCTCGGACTGTATGACAACTTGTTGAAGCAAGTTGAGTCCAGGGGAGGCATTCTTTTCTTATGTATATCTAGTGACATAACACTGAGAAAAGTTCAGACTAAGGATATAGCCTGATTACATCATAATTTATATCTGAAAAAAAAGATAACGAATAAATCAATTTTTTTAAATAAAATGATTTATTAATTTTGATGTACTGGAGATATGACAGTGCTTTTAAAGCGTTTTATCTATTAGATAAAACACGGTTTTATATCACTCCAGTAATGATTAATATGGAGTGATATAAAAATAATGATGTTGAATTAGTGGGCGCTCTGAAAATTAAAACTGTATCAATTTTCAGAAATTAACATTACATACATAGGTCTCATCGCAGTAATATAAATGTACTATTTTGTTGTGAGAAATCATTAATCCAACTTAGATAGCGAAAAATTATTTATAGCAACATTGCAATATTACGATGATATGCCTCTTTTTTGCAAATACTCTCTAACTGCCTCCTCAATTGCATCTGTGAGCTGAATTTCTTGGTCAGTACAGTATAAACGGAATTTTTTACCCAGTTCTTTCGGCACCAAAGCAGTCAATTGTGTGTAATCAGGATTATTACGTCGTCCCATGTCTATATAGATAAGATTTACTTTTTTAGTTTACTGTTGCAATAACAAATCATTATGTAATTACTTGTTGCAACATCGCAACATTGTGTTAGAGTGTTGGTGTGAACGCAAAATGGACAATAGAGCGCGTAAAGAGTCACACCAAGGATAAATAGGTTTTGGACAGATTAAACGCCTAAAAATGACTTTGAAAGCTTACCAATTCACTAATTACATCAAAAATTGAAACCATGAAAATTAAGCAGCCACAAGTATCCCAGACATAATCTTACTCTAAAGTGTGAGTCAAAATCTTTTAGACAAAGTTGTGCAGAAGTAAAACGGACATCACAACCAACATAGCGAAGCGATCCAACGGGCTAGCAACAACCGCATAGATAAATATGTGGTTGCTACTAGCTCAATCGGAGAAATAACCGTGATCAACATTTACTTTGTAGACATTCATTTTGCCCCTGAAAATCAAAACTGAAGATTCACCACCAGTCAAATTCAATGCAAATCAGGTTAGCGGCACAAGTAGCCAGCAAAGTTGAAGGAATCAGACAATCACTCAATTATTCAAAGTTGAGCGACATCGTAAATCTGCTTTTAGACGCAATTAGACATCGATGGAATTTGAACCTTTCTTATCAGCCCAAAATTGAGTCCAATAATCTCAAAGTGAGACTAAATAAACGTCATCAGCTTTGGGTGTCCCAATATGCAATTGAAAGGGGGATAAATGTAACATCTGCCACCAACTTGTTAATTAGTGAATATTTAGCAGGCAATACGATAAATTTTTCACCCCAAACGCCAATAACTGTGACAGAAAGCGTCAAACCTACCCCACAAGAATCAAGGCAATATTAGCCATAAAAAACCTGAAAAATTAGCACTAATTAAGAATTTAAAATTATGAATCAAAAACGCATAGTTCTAGATCAGAAGTACATTCCCAGAGCCGAAGAAATTATCAACCAGACAGGAATCAACACTTATTCACAGCTATTTACCATCCTGTTGGTTAACTATGGCGACACCCTAGTAAAGTCTTTGAGAGGTGGTAATGAATAACTTAAGCAGAGTTGATGACAGTACTTTACTTAGCAAATCCAAAGTTTACCAAATCGACCGAACACTTTACCGATATCTCTACAAAACAGGCACAGTTCAGCATCCCAAGTACCACTTTCAACCACTGGAAGGACAACGCAAGAAAGCAGATTTGCAACTAAATTACAAAACTTTGATTAGTCGTTGCTATGAAGTAGAAGGTATGAGTACCAATGCATCCGTACTCAGTCAAGAATCATTGCAACTGTCGATTTTTTGAAGTCAAAAAATGCCTACCTGCTTAAATAGCACAGGTATAACAATGAATTAATAGTACAGTATGGCGTAAATAAGCAGACCATTTAAAGTCAATAAAAAGCCTACAGAATAAGCTTTTTGACTTCCGCTTTGCAGTACTAGCTATTCAGTCAAACTCAGAGAAATAAAGGCAATTCCCGCTAGACATTCACTTTTAAAGGGGTAAAAAGCAGTTTTCCACTGGCTATGAAAGCATACTTTCCTTATTTAGCAAGCGTTACAGCCATCGATACGTAGATGAATGCAATGTTACCAATCTAATGGTAACAGTCTTTCAACCTTCGTTGCTATGCAATTTACTTGATTCAAGCTATCTGGATATGCAAGTAACTGGAATTAGATGGAATGTGCTTTTTTTACCCAAAATCTCAGTTCTTCATTAGAGAGGGTCAATAAATTGACAATGACAACCAAGAAATACAGCCAAAAATATAGGCAGCTAAAAAGAAATTATGAAAACATCTGCAAAAAACAGATATCAGATACTAGTTGGCATCGTTTGGTTTCTCAGTTGAAGAATTACTTTGATTTGGATATCGAATCACCGAAGGCCAGCAAAATAATTCACCATATAGCCACCTTAAAGCGCACACATAGAAACTTCAGAGTTAATTCAGAGAATTTTGCAGAATGCTGGCAACTATTTCAGCACTACTACCAGCAAAAAACACAGCTTACTTGTGCAGAATTTTTAGCAGATTTGATGCAAAAAGTTGATTTAAGCCAAGTATCTAAAACATCTAGATACAACTGGTTTATCAATGCTGGCATTCCTTACAAAGCCGAAAAGAAGTATAAAGCGTCTGATTTGGCATTGGTAGCCTTTCAAGCGGCAAAATGTATTAAATCTCGTGAATTAAAGCGCGTCGAAAACGCTGTGATAACTATTAATTCACTTGCAGTAAGTAAATAGGAGTTAAAACGATGACTAAATTCTATAACAATGTAAAAGTTCGCCTGAATCGAAAAGGTATTAAGGGCATTTCAAAAGCCGAGTATTTAGTAGCAGCAGAACATTTGGGGATCAGTGACTTAGATGATGTAACCACTGAACAGATTATTGCTGGGGTAGGTTATTTGATGGATAAGTTTTCAAATGAATCAGCAAGTTTATCCCCCAGTGATTTAGCTACTACCCAAACTGAGGAAGTATCAAAAATCGAGTCAGAACTAGAGCAACTAGAAGAAACGGCGCTCCCAACGGAACACTCTGCGAACATCATTTCAGAATCCACAGCACTCGATTTTGAAGAGAATTTAGAAGAGGATATCGCCCACGAAACCACTGAACCCCAACCAAGTATAGAACAATCCGAGATGCAAGCGATGCCTGCGGCGAGCGTTCGCGGAGCGTCTCGAAGAGAAGCTATCGCCTGTGAAGATGATCCTCCAGAAGCCACCGCCATTGAATTGCAAGAAACTTCTGAATTAGTTGCATCTACTGCCGAAAGCATGGGTATTGCACTAAACATAGAAGACGTTACAGCCATAGCGTCAAACTTCGATTATGCCAGTACAAATTCAGATGATGAACTGGAAGAGATAAAAGCTGCAATCACAGCATTTGTACAGCATAAAGCAGCTTTGAGTAGGCAGAAAATTAAACATATTGTGCAAGAGGTTAAAGAGACAATTCACAATCTGGACTCTGAAAATTCCGAGCTGCTAAATGATGGATTAAGGAGCATCAGCCAAGATATCAAAAGCGGTTCCGAACGCTTTCGCCAACAAACAAGACAAGCCCTCAAAGCATTTGCACTCCCACCTAGCAAAGCCGGATAAAACCTTTGTAATCAGTTTTAACCCCTCAAAAGCCATATCCATCATTCTGATAATTTCATCCCTTGCTGCTGCACTCGTAGCCTTTGATAACTACAGATTGAGTAGGTATAGAGTCACCAAGCCAGAGTATCGAGAATTTCAAGATCCTAATATTTACTTGGAGGTTCCCCAGTGGTTCAAAAAATGACTGAAAGTAAGGAACTGTTAAGCCTAATTGACCAATCCCTAGCGTTGATAGACCAAATCCAAAAGCACCCAGACTTCAAAGCAACAGAGTATCACCCAGACCTAACTCTAGGAGATGCCCAGCAAGCATTTCTTGAACTGCGTTGGGAAACTTTACCACCGTCCGAACCAATCAAAATTTTCTCACTCGAAGGGTTAAGCAGTTAGGAAGTAAACACAATGCTTGACGGAATATCCAACTTGCTCAAACAATTGAGCCAACAGATTACCGAAACAATTTCCATGATTTAACAACTGGAATTAGTTCAAACAATCATCAACCAATTAAGCGAGTAACAAAGGTAATAACCAATGACGAAAAAATTACTCAAAGCAGCTTCAAATCCCAAGATAAAGAACCACGTCCAGCCAAAAGCGAAACGTATTAGCTCTATACTTAAAAACAAGTTTGGTGTCGAATTATCAGACTTTGATGCTGCTTTAAACGGTGATGTCCAAGCTGCCCAGAAAATAGGCGAACTAGCAAGACAAGGTAGTTTAAGCGCTGAATTTGCACCTAAACTAGCCCAATTGTATGAGCAAATCATCTCTGGGACTGAAGCATACAATAAAGCTGTTAGTGATATTTTAGTCCAAGGTGGCAAGTCAGCGATCGCCATTGACAAAGCGACCATGAAAGCCACCCTCGAAAACACAAAATATGGACACTCTCGAAGTGAGTTAGCGGCTGAATTTGTGGCTTCTAAGTTGGCGGAATCACAACGCCACAAATACCAGATGAATTACACCCAAATTAAGGGCTATATCGATGCTCACTTGGTAGGAATCGACCAAAAGACCACCTTATTAGAACAATCCAATAGACCCGAATTAAAGCAAATAGCAGCCGATGAACAGTATGAAAAGAAGGAATTGAACGAAGCACTGAATAAAGGAGACACAGCCAGATATGACCTGATACCTGAGAAAGACTATCAATCATCTCCAGGACTAAAAGCCAAGTTATTGCAACTGAAAACTGCACTAGGTTTCTAACCAATAAATAACCCCAGTCGCCTGTCAATATTTCTGGGGTTGTGAGTATGTAAAACCCCACCTATCTTACTATGCAGCCTGACCACCTTGATGAACTGCTAGATACTGAAGACTCAGAACCAAACCAAGACACAGCGAGATATCTGCAATACATCGAGAACAAGTTGTATGAAGAGATAGAAGCGCGTAAACGGCTTGACAGTGGGGTGTTATTTCTAGTCTGTCAACTTGGTTCAGTCAGTCTCAGTTGGTTCTTATTTACTCTACAAGTAAGTATTAGTTTAATAGTTGCAACTTGCATTATTTGTGCATTGCTTCCAGGTTTGATAGATGCTGGCGAAAGCTTCAACTTTGAATTAAGTTCTGAGCGTTGGGAGATACGTCACAGTAAACCATTAGTAGCAATTTCTAAACTTGCCATTGGTGGCGTGATTTCGTGGCATTCAACCCGAAAAATTAGCAGTGCAGTCTATCAAACCCATGCAGCAATTAGGGAGACTTACAGCGAGATTAAAGCGGCTGAGTCATTGGGTGGAGGGGTTCAAATCCCAAGTTTAGAACTGTTAATAGCTGGTGTAGTAGGGCTGGGGTTAATAGCATTTTCCAGCATCAGGAATAAGGGGAACTCAGATGTATAAAAAGAACGGGTTTTTAACTAAGTTCATAGGGCTGCTGGTATTCATCGTATCCGCCAACTATTTAATCATGGGATTGTATGATACCGGATACAATTTGGCATTATTAGCTGATTGGATACGTGAAAATGAGTTAGACAAAGGCATGATTAATTTCATCAATGCTGGGATGATTCACATTGAGTTAATTATGATTGTGAGTTTTTTATTGGCTTTGTTGTTTGTATGGATGAAATGAACAATGCAAGAGATAGAACATTTCAACCACCACATGAAAGCACAACGAAGAACAGCCACTTTATTATCAACTGCTTTGTTTATTGGAGGAGTTTCGCTGTGTTTACCATTGTTCGCAGACAGTACCAAATACCCTGAGACATTATTCTGCTTTGCCCCAACTGAGCAACCGTGTCAGGGGCATCAAATTAAGCGGGGGATTAGTTGGATAATCGACCGGGAACGGCGTAACTTTACTTTTGATAGCAAAGTGAAATTTTTACGAATACTCCCTCCAGAAGCACCCAAAGCACCCCTCTATGGCGTACTGGGAACTGTTCTTTTAATTGGTGCTTATGGTGTATCTAAATCACTCACAGATACACAGGAGAAAGCAATTCATTCTCAATTCTCATTGCTGAAAATAAAAGCTTTGGAGAACGACATTTATGTGTCTAATCATTTGGATCTAACTGCATACAGCAAACAGCACCAATCCCAAATAACTAAGGAGATAATTGCACGCGATACGGTAGGAGCAATCGAACAATTGAAGACTGAAGGAGAACAGCAGCTAGACCACATTAACGGACAATTGCAGGGTGAAGTTGCACTTAAAAGCCATGAGTTACAGATATCAGAACTGGACAAGGCTATCGCTGACAATCGTTTATCCATTGTTGAAACTACCCGCAAGATTGAGAAGATATCAAAGCCTGTTGCTGACAGTAAATCTGATACTCAATCACCTAATGAACAGCTTAAAGATGCCCTCATCGATGCCCTGAAACATCATGAAGATGGGTATTTGTGGAAAATCATCAATTCACTTAAACCATTGTGGCTTATTGGTAATCAAGGGTCTGGCAAGACTTATACTGCTGGTGCGATCGCACTAATCCGAAAATACTGCCTCGATGCCCCAATTTATCAATTAATTGATAGACACGCCACTGGTGACAACGCTGATGTGTGGAAATTGCTAGAAGCTACCAGCAAGGCAGAATCAGAGGATGAAATCAGCACCGCTTTTGAAGATTGCTGTGATAGGTGGCTGCAACGGATTAAGGAGAAACCCACTAAAAAGCAGCAGGTAATTTGTGATGAATTTACCAATCTGAAATCACTTTGTGGTGATAGCGCGATCGCTTTCTTCAAAATGTCCCTCACCGATACCCGGAAAGCCAAGGAGTATTTGCTAGGAATTACCCATAATGCCACCAATGAATCATTCCCAGATGGTACAGCATCAGCACGTAAGGCAGGGACAATTTTACTGGAGAAGTTTAGCGCCAATGGTGAAACACCACTATCTAGGGTAGTTGTCCGCTATGGCCTTGTCGATGAGAACGGGAACAACTTAGAAGATGAAGAAAGGACATTACCAAGCTGGATGCACCCTGAGCGCATTTACCAGCACTTCAACGGTCAGCCAATCAATTTTGATGACTAATGCAAGTTGGCATTGCGCCATAATAAAATCACACAAGCGATTAACTGTTGATATGACACAAGTTTACCAACCCCGTCGTCGAAGCCGTATTCTAGCACCATCGGTCATCGCACCGTCAGACCTTGATCACCGCCGGGAACACAGCAATAATCTGGCTTTGCAATGTCGGGCTGTGTTTGAACGCCTGCGGGAGCAATTGATAAAAACGCATTACAACTGGTTTATTGCCATCGACCCCGAAAGTGAAAATTATTTGATTGATCAAACTTTGCCAGGACTAACCCAACAAATCCGTCATTCTTATCACGATACCGATGTCAAGCTTACCATCTTTCGCCTGAATGATACTGGAACCTGTGGCAGACTATGGGTGTAGGTGCTTTTGGGGACAATGGTGAGCTATGGTTTGAAATCCAGATGCTGGCCGCCAATGGAGATGTATTTTCTGTGGAAGCTCTATTTGATACTGGCTTTACTGCGGGGTGGCTGGCTATTAATACCCAAGACTTGGAAGCATTGGAGTGGTTAAGAATTGCTGCCCAAATCTTCATGACAACAGCACGAGGGGAAGGTCAGTTCAATTTGTATGAAGGTAGGGTGATCATTGATGACACCGAATTTACTATTCCCGTTCATGTTGGGGATGATATTCCCGATACCCTCATGGGTTCTGCGTGGTTAGACATCATGCAACTGGTCGTCAATAAACCTCAAGGGATATTAACCTTAGAAATAGTCAAGGGAAACTAAAAACAGGTTTGGCTAATCAGCTTAATACAGAAGGGTTTGTGCTAGATTTGCATACCGTGATTTTTTTGCTTATTCCACTTTCATGTGTTCCGGTGTACGCAGTTCATAAGTACCAAGACGGAATTAATTACATATTGATTTTTTGCCAATTCTTTGTAAGTCAATAATTTCAGCCCAGATTTCGTGTAATTAATTTTGTCCGATTACTTAATGGCTACTTATTCAGTATTGTGTCTTTTTGGATATTTTAGCTAGTTTGACATGACTAGTACCGCAAGGCGGAAGTCAAAAGCCAAAAGCCAAAAGCCAAAAGTTAAAAGTCAAAAGCCAAAAGTCAAAAAGCTGATTTTATAGGCGTTTCATTGATATCAAATGGTTGTGCTATTTAAGCTGTGCTGTACTAGCTTTGTACAATACAACTTTCAAACGAGAAGATTTACCGTAAACTGTACTATGTGTTTTTGAGCCTAGCTATGCCAATTATTGCAGTTATTAATCAAAAAGGAGGAGCCGGCAAGTCAACAGTTGCCGTGCATCTAGCGCGTTGGCTGCAAAAACAACGTAAATCTGTGTTGCTTGTGGACGCAGATGCTCAATGCTCATCTTCCAAATGGCTGGCGCGATTAGAAAAAGATGTTCCTTGCCAGATTCTTCAAGCACCTGATGCACTGTTGGATGAGTTACCTAAATTGATAAAGGCGTACAATTGGGTCATTGCTGATGGGCCGGCCGCGCTGTCCGAAACAACTAGAGCATTGATTTTAACTGCTGATTTAGTGATTGTTCCTTGCCAACCTACGGGTGTTGATTTGGAGAGCGCTTCAGATACTGTAAGGTTAATTCAGCAAGCTCAAAGAATTCGCCGTGGAGAGCCGAAAGCAGTGATGTTTGTTAATCGGGCAGTCAAAGGAACTAAATTAAAGGATGAAGCGATTGAAGTTCTGCGACTGATGCCAAATGTTATCGTTCTGGAAAATGTGCTTCATCAGCGCCAAGTTATTGCTGACTGCTACGGACAAAACTCTACAGTTTTTGATTTGTCTGGCTCCACAGCAGGAATTGCTAGACGTGAAATTGAGCAAATATTTAAACAAGCCTTGGAGGTTTTAAATGCCTAAAGCAAGGCAACCACTTAGTCAAGGACTTGCTGCTTCTATTGCCCAAAAATTTATTGCAGATCCAGCAAGTGTTCAATCTTCTCAAACGATACCAATTGAACAAATTCAACTTCCAGCCAAACAACCCCGTCGTTATTTTGACCCCAATAAACTAGCTCAGTTAGTTAAATCAATTCAGGAACATGGCATTTTGGAACCGTTGCTGGTTCGCCCATTG
Proteins encoded in this window:
- a CDS encoding aspartyl protease, whose translation is MGVGAFGDNGELWFEIQMLAANGDVFSVEALFDTGFTAGWLAINTQDLEALEWLRIAAQIFMTTARGEGQFNLYEGRVIIDDTEFTIPVHVGDDIPDTLMGSAWLDIMQLVVNKPQGILTLEIVKGN
- a CDS encoding AAA family ATPase; protein product: MPIIAVINQKGGAGKSTVAVHLARWLQKQRKSVLLVDADAQCSSSKWLARLEKDVPCQILQAPDALLDELPKLIKAYNWVIADGPAALSETTRALILTADLVIVPCQPTGVDLESASDTVRLIQQAQRIRRGEPKAVMFVNRAVKGTKLKDEAIEVLRLMPNVIVLENVLHQRQVIADCYGQNSTVFDLSGSTAGIARREIEQIFKQALEVLNA